The following are encoded in a window of Ranitomeya variabilis isolate aRanVar5 chromosome 6, aRanVar5.hap1, whole genome shotgun sequence genomic DNA:
- the ETV1 gene encoding ETS translocation variant 1 isoform X2 yields the protein MLQELSASVFFPPCAQHRTLAQVPDNDEQFVPDYQADNLAFHGVPLKIKKEPHSPCSDLNTACGQEQPFKFSYGEKCLYNVSAYDQKPQVGMRPSNPPTPSSTPVSPLHHASPNTAQNPKAERLFPTHLPPSQPIPDSTYTMDHRFRRQLSEPCNSFPPLPTLPREGRPVYQRQMSEPSIQFPPQGFKQEYHDPVYEHSTMVGNAPNQNFPPPLMIKQEPRDFAYDSEVPSCHSIYMRQEAFLAHPNGAEGCMFEKGPRQFFDDTCVVPEKFEGDIKQEPGLYREGPTYQRRGSLQLWQFLVALLDDPGNSHFIAWTGRGMEFKLIEPEEVARRWGLQKNRPAMNYDKLSRSLRYYYEKGIMQKVAGERYVYKFVCDPEALFSMAFPDNQRPLLKTDMERHINEEDTVPLSHFEENIPYMADGGYCNSHPYNEGYVY from the exons TGGCTTTTCACGGTGTCCCTTTAAAAATTAAGAAAGAACCGCACAGCCCCTGCTCTGACCTGAACACCGCCTGTGGTCAAGAACAGCCATTTAAGTTCAGCTATGGAGAAAAGTGCCTGTACAATGTCAG TGCCTATGATCAGAAACCACAAGTTGGAATGAGGCCCTCTAACCCCCCAACCCCATCAAGCACTCCAGTGTCCCCACTACATCATGCATCACCGAACACAGCACAGAATCCTAAAGCAGAACGTCTTTTTCCTACACATCTTCCACCATCCCAGCCGATCCCAGACAGCACCTACACAATGGACCATAG GTTTCGTCGGCAGCTCTCAGAACCGTGCAATTCGTTTCCACCGCTTCCTACGTTGCCAAGGGAAGGCCGACCTGTCTACCAACGACAAATGTCTGAGCCAAGCATCCAGTTCCCTCCTCAAGGATTTAAGCAAGAATATCATGATCCGGTGTATGAACACAGCACTATGGTGGGCAATGCCCCCAACCAGAACTTCCCTCCTCCTCTTATGATTAAGCAGGAACCTAGAGATTTTGCTTACGACTCAG AAGTGCCTAGCTGCCATTCCATTTACATGAGGCAAGAAGCTTTCCTGGCACATCCCAATGGAGCAGAAG GTTGTATGTTTGAGAAGGGTCCTCGACAGTTCTTTGATGACACATGTGTGGTCCCGGAGAAATTTGAAG GTGACATTAAACAAGAGCCTGGACTGTACCGTGAAGGGCCAACCTATCAGAGACGAGGCTCGCTCCAGTTATGGCAGTTTTTAGTTGCATTACTTGACGACCCTGGAAATTCCCATTTTATTGCCTGGACAGGCCGAGGCATGGAGTTCAAGCTTATTGAGCCCGAGGAG GTGGCGCGACGATGGGGTTTACAGAAGAACCGACCCGCCATGAACTATGATAAGCTTAGTCGTTCACTGCGCTACTACTATGAGAAGGGAATTATGCAGAAG GTCGCTGGAGAGAGATACGTGTACAAATTTGTGTGCGATCCTGAAGCCCTCTTCTCTATGGCCTTCCCAGACAATCAACGGCCGCTGTTGAAAACGGACATGGAGCGACACATTAATGAAGAAGACACAGTGCCATTGTCACATTTTGAAGAAAATATTCCCTACATGGCAGACGGAGGCTACTGTAACAGTCACCCATACAATGAAGGATACGTTTACtaa